One Eurosta solidaginis isolate ZX-2024a chromosome 5, ASM4086904v1, whole genome shotgun sequence DNA segment encodes these proteins:
- the LOC137253725 gene encoding protein tumorous imaginal discs, mitochondrial has product MNLLNSIRRVILQNFLEFNKLHLATVAYQFKVEKPIYYPDRQSEMQRFSEQQKSQLVAETQEKRKLPRDYYYKILGVKRLATTQQIKAAYYGLAKRFHPDAGNSSPHESKRFQEISNAYHILTDETKRLEYDQLGMVKDEQSFLHRFTNLGNVVPNRKPEILPTTREDLIKMTTGEPRLELTFLEAAHGLKKNIDLRFLKKCPTCNGKSPQLINRSKPELCRKCQGIGKLTRKTATYTSIQACDLCNGKRYINRNECETCDNRGIVLETVRIVAQVPAGVKNGELIPVENPKTKQRINYRVQVQPSELFQRIGNNVLSDKYITISDAVLGGTFKVRGIYEELEVKLEPGTESHTKMTLKGKGIRSREGCGDHIITFKIRIPSQLSMKQRQLIMALAKTEEPTFERPI; this is encoded by the exons ATGAATCTGTTAAATTCAATAAGACGTGTAATTCTACAAAATTTTCTGGAATTCAACAAATTACACTTGGCTACTGTTGCATATCAATTCAAAGTAGAAAAACCTATTTATTATCCAGATCGGCAAAGTGAAATGCAAAGATTTAGTGAACAGCAAAAGTCACAATTGGTAGCCGAAACTCAAGAAAAGAGGAAACTTCCGAGAGATTATTACTACAAAATACTTGGTGTAAAAAGACTTGCAACAACGCAACAAATAAAGGCGGCTTATTATGGGCTTGCGAAACGATTCCATCCAGACGCAG GAAACTCATCACCCCACGAGTCTAAGCGTTTTCAAGAAATATCAAATGCATATCATATACTCACTGATGAAACAAAGCGTTTGGAATACGACCAGCTGGGAATGGTAAAGGATGAACAATCGTTTCTGCACAGATTTACAAATCTCGGTAATGTTGTTCCGAATCGGAAGCCTGAAATACTGCCCACTACACGTGAAG ACTTAATCAAAATGACAACTGGTGAGCCTCGATTGGAGTTAACATTTTTAGAAGCGGCGCATGGTTTGAAAAAGAATATTGACTTACGCTTTCTGAAAAAGTGTCCCACGTGTAATGGTAAATCTCCACAATTAATTAATCGCAGCAAACCCGAACTTTGTAGAAAGTGTCAGGGCATTGGAAAACTAACGAGAAAAACTGCAACTTACACCAGTATTCAAGCTTGTGATCTATGTAACGGTAAACGTTATATTAATCGAAATGAGTGTGAAACATGTGACAATCGTGGCATAGTGCTTGAGACTGTACGTATCGTTGCTCAAGTGCCAGCTGGTGTGAAAAACGGTGAATTAATTCCGGTGGAAAATCCGAAAACGAAACAACGTATAAATTATCGGGTGCAAGTTCAACCAAGCGAGCTATTTCAACGTATTGGTAACAATGTTCTTTCTGATAAGTATATAACGATTTCTGACGCTGTTTTGGGTGGTACATTTAAAGTTCGTGGAATTTATGAAGAGTTGGAAGTGAAACTGGAACCAGGAACAGAAAGTCATACAAAAATGACCTTAAAAGGCAAAGGAATACGATCTCGCGAGGGTTGTGGTGATCATATTATAACCTTTAAAATACGCATACCAAGTCAATTAAGTATGAAACAACGTCAATTAATAATGGCACTTGCCAAGACAGAAGAACCCACTTTTGAGCGAcctatttaa